CCCGCACTGACCAGAAGTCCTGCTTCAAAGCCATGATCACTGCAGTTTAAGTACTAGCATGACCCTGTTCAATACCACTCTCTGTAACATTATAAAAGTATGTTATGCCCTACAGTTTTTTGTACTCCCCTTTCCTGCCCTAGATGCACCTATCAGTTCAGCTAGTTTTGAAAATGACTTAACTTTTCTAAGAGATGCCTAACATGCATGCTATTCTTGACTCGTAGGGCCTAACCTTTGCAGAGTGTGACACGCTCCCGTGACACGTTCATTCATCCCTGCTTAGTGCAAcatttctctctgtttctatttTCAAGAATTCGGCGCACGGCTCATACATGAAAACACTTAATAAAGTATCTTGCGCTCTGCTCATGCCGGCAAACGTTACACGTCCACTTTAGGAGCTAAAATCCTACAGTTTTTTGCGCTACCCCACTGTAGCTCCCCTGCAAGGCAACTCCCAACATTGACCACTCTTGCTCGTTGTAACCATGAACAGGGTTTGAACCAGTGGTGGTTGAGAACATTTTGGAGGGCGATGAGCTGGGAACAGATCTGGAGTCGGTGGACCGTAAGATGCAAGAGCTGGGAGCAGAGAACATCCTTTGTGTCCACTCCACTACTTCTTGCTTTGCCCCACGTGTCCCCGACAGGTATACCTAGTCCTTAAGCCATCCAATCATGGTTAAATAGAGCTGTAACAAATAAAATGTCCATGTCCAATTATCATGTGCTATTATAACTGGTATCACTGGAAACAAATGTTATTTGTATAATCTGCATACTGTTTATTATATAGTCTACTTCATGACATTACTGACAGAAGCATACTTCCATATTATTACAGTGTATGTTGGGTGAAGATTACCAGGGCGTTATTTGATAATGACTTTCCTCTGTTCTGGCAGATTGGAGGAGCTAGCCACTATGTGTAGCAAATATGACATCCCACATGTTGTCAACAATGCTTATGGAGTGCAGTCATTCAAGTGTATGCACCTTATTCAGCAGGTACTACTGCTCCAACTCCTCTTTCATAAATCCTACAAAATCATATTTTTCCTTTCCATAGGCATAGCAAAGTTAGGTTATTTTCATAATCTCTTTAGGGTGCTCGTGTTGGAAGAATCGATGCCTTTGTACAAAGCTTGGACAAAAACTTCATGGTTCCAGTAGGTGGTGCCATAATTGCTGGTTTCAATAAGTCTTTTATTCAGGAGATCAGCAGAATGTATCCAGTCTCTGTGCTCTGTTGTAttcctgtgtgtctgtattgtctctgtctgtcttatgCTGGTGACACGTTCCATTTCCCCTCTGAAATATTGGACGTTTGTTCATTTTGGTAGCTCAGGGTCTCGATCTAATGCCCATCCTGGGGAAGCTACTTGGTGTGCTGGATTATATTCCAGCACTAATGCCAGTTTCAAATAATCAACATGTCATGAAATCAGGTATGTTAGTGCTAGGCTACAATAAAGACCTGCATGTGGCTAGTATGTGTTGTAGTAGGATATGCTGCCTAAAAGATGAGaataaaataaacagaaatgTTAATTTGCAACTATTTCAAGTGACTGCTGGTCCCCTTTTTTCCTTGTTATGTGATTGACTGTTGACTTCAAGCGTCCTTTCTCTGTTTTTACTTAGGAATATAGATTTGTGTGCATTCCTTTCCTTTTACCTGTAATAACGTTCTCTAGGATTGGAGTTGGAGACCACTGGGCTAGATTTGGGCTAGATTTGAAACATTCAATTTGAAGCATCCAATTATATGAATTGGAACCATTTAAGGAAACAAATAATTGAGAGGAATCAATATTGGTACTGAAATCGATACAGTCCTAGTAAGGGTTCAGGTTAGAAAGTGTTTGTGCCCTTTTAGTATGATGCTGACTGCCCTCTGTCTCCAGGTTGAGCATCAGCCTCCCCCTCCCTGGATGTGCTCATCACCCTGCTCACCCTGGGGGCCAGCGGCTACAGGAAACTCCTGGCAGAGCGGAAGGTAAGACCTCTACTCCACTGAACAGGGTTGGGACCCAATTCAGTATTCATTCAGTTTAGGAAAGAAAATGAAACTCATTAGCATGTATTTTAATTTAGTTGCACATCTTTGTAAATGGCTGATTGCCAGCCCTGTATATCCTCTACTTGAATTGTAGTTTTGTCTCCAAGTTTACATGTAGAGGGGTAGGGCGACATCAAGGACAAATCCATCCAAGTGAAGCTGAGGAGTTTCCAAAATAGTCCCTGTTGGCTCCTTTTACAAAAGTAGAGTTAACAATGCAGTAgttcttttatttaacctttatttaactaggcaagtcagttaagaacaaattcttatttacaatgacggcctaccccagatgacgctgggccaattgtgcgccgccctatgggactcccaatcccagcctggattcgaaccaggcactgtagtgacgcctcttgcaccgaGATGCATTGCCTGAGACcggtgcgccactcgggagtataCTAAACATGCTATATACTGCACCATTCCCAGACACTACAAGGCAATAGATGTGGAAAATCAGACTTGCAAAGATGATGAAAATTGCTCTTGTCTTTTGTACTGGAAATTCTGAGCTGGTCTCCCTAGCCAGTACTCGGGTACTTCAAGCAGGGTTCTTTTGTGTCGGTTCCTAAAGGTGACTGTATGCACCATAAAAGGTTGCTTCCAATGGGATACCATACAATGTCCGGAATGCTATCAGTGTTAATGTTTGCTCAAATCCACCCAGGAAATACCTCTTGCCTGTTACGTGACCTGGCACTGTCAGACTTTATTGATTTCAATTGGTCTTGATCATGAATATTTGAAGTCTGAACCAGATTATGGCCATGTAGGATAGCATCAAAGCCTTCAAAGTCAGCTGCAATGTTGAACGACCTTATTAATACCATCTGCAGCTTAATGATTTCATAACATCCCATCGCGAGTCAACAGCTTTGAATAATTCATGTCATGAAATGACTCTTTCTCATTAATAAAGGGTAACTCTCAATGCCAATTTCTGCCTTTGCCCAACCCCttcaattaaaaataataaaatgcatttAGGTGAAAGTTGTGGGTGGGGGGAATTCAATCAAACCCGCATTTCAGAATTTACGCAGTAGCTCTTTTTCCAATGGTCAAATTAACTCACAGATTGGTCTTGGGTACTGTATAAAAACCTACAATTGCTACCATGGTGACTGCGCTCACAGGTATGATTTCACATTTCAGAATTAGGAGTGTGTGGTGGGCACGGGATGaatattgtaaataaaaaatatatatctgccccatgtaaaaaaaagaagaaaaaaaaaaaagatatctgCCGCAACCATTGAAATACGAGCCAACTCTATTATAGTGGACTACGCCACCAATCAATTGTAGCAGTTAAGAAAAAATGGTCActgaagatcccatggcacttattgtgagagtagggtgttaaccccggtgtcctggctaaattcccaatctggccctcataccatcatggccacctaatcatccctagCCTCCAATTGGcgcattcatcccccctcctctccccttaactattccccaggtcattgctgtaaatgagaatgtgttctcagtcaatttacccggtaaaataaaaatatacacatgcatacacacacacaagttggaagtttacatacgcttaggttggagtcattaaaacttgtttttcaaccactccacatatttcttgttaacaaactatatagttttggaaagtcggttaggacatctactttgtgcatgacacaagtacatttttccaacaattgtttacagacagttgactgtgcctttaacacttcttgtcaatagggggagctgttagcactatttctttcttggtgttcccaaattaaactgcctcgtactcaattcttgctcgtacaatatgcatattattattactattggatagaaaacactctctagtttctaaaaccgtttgaattatatctgtgggtgaaacagaactcgacttagagcaattttcctatgtgtatgtcagaatgcagaattttgctggctgttctgagacctgtgtattaatttgcctgtcctctattggttgagatgcactgcatacgccttcccctggttgttagcgaatagggagacttgaaatggagtttctacgcagagccgaaagtctataaattgattggaatcgatgtgtccacccttttggatcttcgcgctgacgcagagagggtcttggcatgtcgttttagaagctctggttttagctcctaggtatatccggctctgtttttattcgatataggctttaaagacatcataatcttgttattttaaaccgatttatatcagtttatgccagtatattgcgattttcgggcatttcattttctgacgttgtattgagttgggtatctctctctcgcatgccattgtgtactgctaattgcaacgtggaaggaaacattctccaacccagcaacgattcttttggacaaaggacacctttcccaagattctgatgggagttcagctaatagtaagaactatttatgctgataattcgttgttctgttgaaaaagtaaaatgcataagacgccattatttgccgtgtagccttgcgttatcgcaccctgtattgcaccctgtattgcacagtaaggttaatttaaaaaatttaattcagcgattgcattaagagctaatttgtctttcaattgc
The sequence above is drawn from the Salvelinus namaycush isolate Seneca chromosome 36, SaNama_1.0, whole genome shotgun sequence genome and encodes:
- the LOC120030201 gene encoding O-phosphoseryl-tRNA(Sec) selenium transferase-like gives rise to the protein MFCVSGLAIHIRQGSQARRSHEQLIRQLLDQGKCPEEGWNESTTELFLNELAVMDSNNFLGNCGVGEREGRVASSLVAQRHYRLIHGIGRSGDIAATQPKAAGSSLLSKLTNSVVLDDLKLSGVQSVASCFVVPMATGMSLTLCFLTLRHKRPKARYIIWPRTDQKSCFKAMITAGFEPVVVENILEGDELGTDLESVDRKMQELGAENILCVHSTTSCFAPRVPDRLEELATMCSKYDIPHVVNNAYGVQSFKCMHLIQQGARVGRIDAFVQSLDKNFMVPVGGAIIAGFNKSFIQEISRMYPGSASASPSLDVLITLLTLGASGYRKLLAERKGSTQDDT